From the Scophthalmus maximus strain ysfricsl-2021 chromosome 11, ASM2237912v1, whole genome shotgun sequence genome, one window contains:
- the LOC118294487 gene encoding spectrin beta chain, non-erythrocytic 4-like isoform X2, with product MLMARDSSRDETQNLHKKWLKHQAFMAELAQNKEWLDKIEKEGQQLIHEKPELSPVVRRKLEEIRECWLDLESTTQAKARQLFEANKADLLVQSYESLDQRLGQLEGQLAYVDQGQDLTTVNKQLKKLQTMETHMEEWYKEVGQLQVQAASIPQQTQIREKVAVRQSTVEDRMVRLIEPLKERRRILLASKEVHQVGRDLEDEILWVQERLPMAMSQEHGSSLQAVQQLMKKNQTLQRELQGHRSRIDDVLERAGIIASIRSPEADYARAGHDQLAHMWALLWAETERRQLVLDAMYQAQQYYFDTAEVEAWLSEQELHMMNEEKGKDEPSTLQLLKKHLVLEQTIEDYAETIGLLSQQCRQLLEMGHPDCEQISKRQSQIDRLYVSLKDLVEERKSRLEQQYWLYQLNREVDELEQWIAQREVVASSPELGQDYEHVTVLQEKFTEFASETGNVGQERVTAVNQMVDELIDYGHSEAATIAEWKDGVNEAWADLLELIETRAQMLAASHQLHKFFSDCREVFAQIEDKHRRLPEVRARQGSTANTSTLQRLLHSFEQDIQLLVTQVRQLQESAAQLRTVYAGEKAEAIACREHEVMQCWKELLTSCEECRVQITTETDKLRFFGLVRDQIMWMDSIICQIGTGEKPRDVSSVEVLMNYHQSLNSEVEARSRSTLECIEMGKTLLAAGNPAAEEIKEKLDKVVAKQHDLSEKWDKHWDALQQLLEVHQFAQEAVVAEAWLTAQEPLISSSELGASVDEVEQLIRRHEAFRKAAATWEERFSSLRRLTTVEKLKAEQSKLPPTPLLGRKVFLDPQDASPSPSTLPRLQISPVMRQTIYEQNVASSPPSPSPATPTPSPSSAVRRLGSTVASYTPVMNGSSYRHTLEARHGGVSGVTAGLVQPAPSSIASIATAAMLVSANQARESVSAPKDQATKAMTHLMPVQAARELEEKSSPYLRQPKIKHMDDLVTPLIIASRLEKVRERGKEREIMMGEIGTERGEVPVMAEVVLQEPSRERLHSEPTRGPRGSRSDPLGQAEPQVQMHTHHRDHRIERQLSSEQLIQARRDELPQELWREQAGRRERRTLERQTSSEHEGHGSHEGRRRERDRHRLERQESSEHDTGKEQSDKRSGGGEKRSTMAEIVEQLQEREAAQARGEVPRLPNGLPEKSSRLDRPRARDRPKPRRRPRPKEPGEATTRRSRSAPAQSSPAVPQPPTHTAHHEGFLFRKLDIESLKKSTNSRSWVNLYCVLNKGEMGFYKDAKNTTTAYNNEPLLNLSHCHCDVTNGYKKKKNVFTLKTKDGSEFLFHAKDEEDLKVWVTNITASITEHEEIAKWGQPQPTTSSTDEGTRRDGSKADNRSERGGERSDRADRIERAEKERDKDRERDKDREREKERERGERSERSDRGGKSDAKRSEKSGKKK from the exons ACCATGGAGACCCACATGGAGGAGTGGTATAAGGAGGTGGGGCAGCTTCAGGTGCAGGCGGCCTCCATACCACAGCAGACGCAGATCAGGGAGAAGGTTGCAGTGCGTCAAAGCACCGTGGAGGACAGGATGGTGCGTCTGATCGAGCCGCTGAAGGAGCGACGGCGCATCCTGTTGGCGTCTAAGGAAGTCCACCAAGTCGGACGAGACCTGGAGGATGAGATT TTGTGGGTCCAGGAGCGCCTCCCGATGGCCATGTCTCAGGAGCACGGTTCCTCTTTGCAGGCCGTCCAGCAGCTCATGAAGAAGAATCAG acACTACAGAGGGAGCTGCAGGGTCACAGGAGCAGGATTGACGATGTCCTGGAGAGGGCCGGGATCATTGCCTCCATACGCAGCCCAGAGGCCGACTACGCCAGGGCAGGCCACGACCAGCTGGCCCACATGTGGGCTCTGCTCTGGGCCGAGACCGAGAGGAGGCAACTGGTCCTGGACGCCATGTACCAGGCTCAGCAGTACTACTTTGACACAGCCGAAGTGGAGGCCTGGCTGAGCGAGCAGGAGCTGCACATGATGAacgaggagaaggggaag GATGAGCCGAGCACACTGCAGCTTCTGAAGAAGCACTTGGTGCTGGAACAGACCATCGAGGACTATGCAGAGACCATCGGCCTGCTGTCACAGCAGTGTCGGCAGCTGCTGGAGATGGGGCATCCGGACTG CGAGCAGATCAGCAAGCGCCAGTCGCAGATCGACCGTCTGTACGTGTCCCTGAAGGacctggtggaggagaggaagagtcgTCTGGAGCAGCAGTACTGGCTCTACCAGCTCAACAGAGAGGTGGACGAGCTGGAGCAGTGGATTGCTCAGAGGGAGGTGGTTGCCAGCTCGCCTGAACTGGGTCAAGACTATGAGCATGTGACA GTCCTGCAGGAGAAGTTCACAGAGTTTGCATCAGAGACGGGCAATGTGGGGCAGGAACGAGTGACGGCTGTCAACCAGATGGTGGACGAGCTTATCGACTATGGCCACTCGGAGGCCGCCACCATCGCCGAGTGGAAGGATGGGGTGAACGAGGCCTGGGCCGACCTACTGGAGCTCATAGAGACCCGGGCGCAGATGCTTGCCGCCTCACACCAGCTGCACAAGTTCTTCTCTGACTGCAGAGAG gttTTTGCTCAAATTGAGGACAAACATCGAAGATTGCCAGAAGTTCGGGCTCGGCAGGGCAGCACTGCCAACACCAGCACCCTGCAGAGACTCCTGCACAGCTTCGAACAGGACATACAGCTGCTGGTCACACAG GTGCGTCAGCTACAGGAGAGTGCAGCCCAGCTGAGGACGGTGTATGCCGGCGAGAAGGCCGAAGCCATCGCATGCCGCGAGCATGAAGTGATGCAGTGCTGGAAGGAGCTGCTTACGTCCTGTGAGGAGTGTCGAGTGCAAATCACCACCGAGACAGACAAGCTTAGGTTCTTCGGCCTGGTCCGAGATCAGATCATGTGGATGGACTCAATCATCTGTCAGATAGGGACGGGAGAGAAGCCCAG GGACGTCTCCTCGGTGGAAGTGCTGATGAATTATCACCAGAGTCTGAACAGCGAAGTCGAGGCTCGCAGCAGGAGCACACTCGAGTGTATCGAGATGGGAAAGACCTTGTTGGCTGCTGGAAACCCCGCGGCTgaagag ATCAAGGAGAAGCTGGACAAGGTGGTTGCTAAGCAACATGATCTGTCTGAGAAGTGGGACAAGCACTGGGATGCCCTACAGCAAT TGCTGGAAGTTCACCAGTTCGCCCAGGAAGCAGTGGTGGCCGAGGCTTGGCTGACCGCTCAGGAGCCGCTCATTAGCAGCAGTGAGCTGGGCGCCAGTGTAGACGAGGTAGAGCAACTGATTCGTCGACATGAAGCCTTCCGCAAAGCTGCTGCCACCTGGGAGGAGCGATTCAGCTCACTGCGACGACTCACTACG gTAGAAAAGTTGAAAGCAGAGCAAAGTAAACTACCACCAACCCCTCTGCTGGGTCGTAAAGTCTTCCTGGACCCCCAAGATGCCTCACCCAGTCCATCCACTCTCCCCCGCCTCCAAATCTCCCCCGTTATGAGACAGACCATCTATGAACAAAACGTAGCCAGTTCACCTCCCTCGCCGTCGCCCGCCACCCCcacaccctctccctcttctgcgGTCCGTCGGCTGGGCTCCACAGTGGCCAGCTACACCCCTGTGATGAATGGCTCCAGCTACCGCCACACCCTTGAAGCACGGCATGGCGGCGTTTCAGGTGTGACTGCAGGATTAGTCCAGCCTGCACCTTCCTCGATCGCGTCTATTGCCACGGCGGCCATGCTAGTCTCAGCCAACCAAGCGCGAGAAAGCGTCAGCGCGCCGAAAGACCAGGCGACTAAAGCGATGACTCACCTCATGCCAGTGCAGGCGGCAAGGGAACTGGAAGAGAAATCGTCCCCATATCTAAGGCAACCCAAAATCAAACACATGGATGACCTGGTGACGCCTCTGATTATAGCGAGCCGGCTGGAGAAGGtaagggagagggggaaggagagagaaatcaTGATGGGAGAGAtagggacagagaggggggaggtgcCAGTGATGGCCGAGGTGGTGCTCCAGGAGCCGAGCCGGGAGCGCCTGCACAGCGAGCCCACCAGAGGCCCTCGGGGGTCGCGGTCCGACCCGTTGGGCCAGGCTGAGCCCCAGGTCCAGATGCATACCCACCACAGGGATCACAGGATAGAGCGGCAGCTGTCCAGCGAGCAGCTGATCCAAGCACGCAGGGACGAGCTGCCTCAGGAGCTGTGGAGGGAGCAGGCCGGGAGGCGGGAGAGGCGGACACTGGAGAGACAAACATCCAGCGAGCACGAGGGCCATGGGAGCCACGAGGGccggcggagagagagggaccgaCACCGGCTGGAGAGACAGGAATCCAGTGAGCATGACACTGGGAAGGAGCAGTCAGACAAACGTtcaggaggagg agagaagagatcCACCATGGCGGAAATTGTAGAGCAGCTgcaagagagagaagcagcacag GCCCGTGGTGAGGTGCCCCGCCTCCCCAACGGGTTGCCAGAGAAGTCTTCCCGTCTTGACCGGCCTCGAGCTCGGGACAGACCCAAACCACGGCGCCGACCGCGACCCAAAGAGCCAGGAGAGGCGACGACACGGCGGTCGAGGTCCGCACCGGCTCAGAGTAGCCCAGCAGTCCCGCAGCCGCCAACACACACCGCACACCACGAGGGCTTCCTTTTCCGTAAACTGGACATCGAGAGTCTGAAGAAGAGCACCAACAG CAGGTCATGGGTCAACCTGTACTGCGTGCTGAACAAAGGGGAGATGGGTTTCTACAAGGACGCCAAGAACACCACCACGGCCTACAACAATGAGCCGCTGCTCAACCTCTCCCACTGCCACTGCGACGTCACCAACGgctacaagaagaagaagaacgtctTCACGCTCAA AACGAAGGATGGCAGCGAGTTTCTGTTTCATGCTAAAGATGAG GAGGACCTCAAAGTGTGGGTGACCAACATCACGGCCAGTATTACAGAGCACGAGGAGATTGCCAAATGGGGTCAGCCCCAACCAACTACCTCATCCACCGACGAGGGCACGCGGCGCGACGGCAGCAAGGCTGACAACAGGTCGGAGCGCGGCGGCGAGCGCTCAGACCGGGCCGACCGGATCGAGCgggcagaaaaagagagggataaagacagggagagggataaagacagggagagggaaaaggagagggagcgaggcgAACGGTCCGAGCGGTCGGATCGGGGCGGGAAGTCGGACGCCAAGCGCTCCGAAAAGTCTGGTAAGAAAAAGTGA
- the LOC118294513 gene encoding oocyte zinc finger protein XlCOF6-like, translating into MEAKFGGEVAAVVEVAIRATVSVFRDVWAKEAPNAAEWEAATSDEMREIEKSLVAQVHDVFAEFSAQLREENEALRARVEQLEDVLQRKAGQLEQELEARVGQLGREMQQLEKELKSIGEGGNKARGAGGDHVLRPDGSLTGAPAVPVSTIEAAQTPAAPRDAASTQNPPPRSAVESPTVQKPAAVAPTVSVGRVGSAPTVLSAGANQVRTAAVCDTTGTTQVTLKPEASPGSAPQNVPGSNSSVVSGLAQQKKAVEEAPSGRTRRMRRPTFKIEMASTDNGTGENTIKPGDRLGNKDSLAAKRFFCEHCDVGFHMKSDLNKHMKVHTKPFPCDRCDRSFMLKKSLENHLLRHEVSKVPRPFPCPQCKRSFRKEQSLQNHLKRHQQLKPPKPFVCDQCGRTFRIQQSLENHLSRHEKWKKILKCHLCDKTCKTPVQMRCHMSVHSEERPFSCDKCGKEFKSKDTLRFHQMVHTKAKKYQCTMCEETFKYAHSLTVHKRKHTGVTPFTCTVCNRSYRTGTALKRHSIVHTGEKPFTCHICGARFNLNNNLKRHLRIHTGEKPFTCKDCGTSYSDNNKLKAHMLVHGARKPFMCDLCGKTFLFNCRLLLHQKYVHVARNEEADGAQRFLQSRQRNKSLVKPHSCKICLRGFSSSYALKLHERGHSEHKEFNCGICGKSFHNKYSFGYHQRSHAGEKPFVCDACGKRFFHAGSLKQHERIHTGEKPYKCDQCGKAFRTDGNFYRHLRIHTGEKPFECVHCHKKFHQSNQLKSHLQIHTGQKLYSCQQCGQGFSDSRQLKKHSCDGTCHGVMATSTLS; encoded by the exons ATGGAGGCGAAGTTCGGCGGCGAAGTGGCGGCGGTAGTGGAAGTCGCCATCCGGGCGACGGTGTCAGTGTTCAGGGATGTTTGGGCGAAAGAGGCGCCAAACGCCGCGGAGTGGGAAGCGGCGACGTCGGACGAAATGCGCGAGATAGAGAAGAGTCTGGTGGCTCAGGTCCACGACGTGTTCGCGGAGTTCTCCGCGCAGCTGCGCGAGGAGAACGAGGCTCTGCGGGCCAGagtggagcagctggaggacgTGCTGCAGAGGAAAGCCGgccagctggagcaggagctggaggccaggGTGGGTCAGCTGGGCAGGGAGatgcagcagctggagaaggagctgaaAAGCATCGGCGAGGGGGGCAACAAGGCCCGGGGGGCCGGAGGGGACCACGTCCTGCGGCCAGACGGCTCACTGACAG GAGCGCCGGCAGTGCCCGTCTCCACCATTGAAGCTGCCCAGACGCCTGCTGCCCCTCGGGATGCCGCCTCCACCCAGAACCCTCCACCACGTTCCGCGGTGGAATCGCCAACTGTGCAGAAACCTGCAGCAGTAGCTCCCACGGTGTCTGTGGGCAGAGTTGGCTCCGCTCCCACCGTGCTGTCGGCGGGTGCCAACCAGGTCAGGACGGCGGCCGTCTGTGACACGACAGGAACGACGCAAGTCACCCTCAAACCAGAGGCCTCGCCGGGGTCGGCTCCTCAAAATGTCCCCGGTTCAAACTCCAGCGTGGTCAGCGGTCTCGCCCAGCAAAAG AAAGCTGTGGAAGAGGCACCTtcggggaggacgaggagaatgaggagaccaacttttaaaattgaaatgg CTTCCACTGACAACGGCACTGGAGAGAATACAATCAAGCCAGGTGACAGGCTTGGGAATAAAGATTCGCTGGCGGCGAAGCGTTTCTTTTGCGAGCATTGTGACGTTGGTTTCCACATGAAAAGTGATTTGAACAAACACATGAAGGTCCACACGAAGCCATTTCCTTGTGACCGGTGTGACAGGAGCTTCATGCTGAAGAAGTCGCTGGAGAATCACCTTTTGCGCCACGAGGTGAGCAAAGTCCCCCGGCCCTTCCCCTGTCCACAGTGTAAAAGATCGTTCCGGAAAGAGCAGTCGCTCCAGAATCACCTCAAGCGGCACCAGCAGTTGAAGCCGCCGAAGCCTTTTGTCTGCGACCAGTGTGGGAGAACTTTCAGAATCCAGCAGTCTCTGGAGAACCACCTCTCGCGCCAcgagaagtggaagaaaatcCTGAAGTGCCACCTTTGCGACAAGACCTGCAAGACTCCAGTCCAGATGAGGTGTCACATGTCCGTGCACTCGGAGGAGAGGCCGTTCAGCTGTGATAAATGCGGCAAGGAGTTCAAGAGCAAAGACACTCTCCGCTTCCATCAGATGGTTCACACGAAAGCCAAAAAATACCAGTGCACAATGTGCGAGGAGACTTTCAAATATGCCCACTCCCTGACGGTGCACAAGAGGAAACACACCGGCGTCACCCCGTTCACGTGCACCGTGTGCAACAGGTCGTACCGGACCGGCACCGCGCTGAAGAGGCACAGCATCGTCCACACAGGGGAGAAACCATTCACCTGTCACATATGCGGAGCAAGGTTCAACCTGAACAACAACCTCAAGAGGCACCTTCGCATTCACACGGGTGAGAAGCCGTTCACCTGCAAGGATTGTGGCACGAGCTACTCGGACAACAACAAGCTGAAGGCCCACATGCTCGTCCACGGTGCCAGGAAGCCTTTCATGTGTGACCTGTGCGGGAAGACCTTCCTCTTCaactgcaggctgctgctgcaccagaaGTACGTGCACGTCGCCAGGAACGAGGAGGCCGACGGCGCGCAGAGGTTTTTgcagagcagacagagaaacaaGTCTCTGGTTAAACCACACAGTTGCAAAATCTGCCTACGGGGTTTCAGCTCCTCATACGCCCTCAAACTTCACGAACGAGGCCACAGCGAGCACAAGGAGTTCAACTGCGGCATATGCGGAAAGTCTTTCCACAACAAGTACTCTTTCGGCTACCACCAGAGAAGCCACGCCGGGGAGAAGCCCTTCGTTTGCGACGCATGTGGGAAGAGGTTTTTCCATGCTGGCAGCTTGAAGCAGCACGAGCGGATTCACACCGGTGAAAAACCGTACAAGTGTGATCAGTGCGGCAAGGCCTTCCGGACCGACGGCAACTTCTACAGACACCTGCGCATCCACACGGGCGAGAAGCCGTTTGAATGTGTGCACTGTCACAAGAAGTTCCACCAGTCCAACCAGCTCAAGTCCCACCTGCAGATCCACACGGGGCAGAAGCTGTACTCGTGCCAGCAGTGCGGCCAGGGCTTCTCCGACTCGAGGCAGCTGAAAAAGCACAGCTGCGACGGGACGTGCCATGGCGTGATGGCCACCAGTACGCTTAGCTGA